The sequence below is a genomic window from Bactrocera neohumeralis isolate Rockhampton chromosome 4, APGP_CSIRO_Bneo_wtdbg2-racon-allhic-juicebox.fasta_v2, whole genome shotgun sequence.
TACTTATTtaatcaaaataacaaaataattacaaagAACTTCAAAGATATTGCTTAatgtatttacaacaacaatttaaaacaaatacaataatataaaaacttatGCACTAGAACAATTTACACACTTATTACTATTTAACCTAACAGCCCCAGTAAGCTAGCCAGACCACCCGCGCCTCCTGCTCCGCCGGCGCCACCAGCACCGCCACCGGACAGCAATGGACGTAAACTGGCACCCAATGCCTGACCCAACTGATTGGCTAGTTGCGCCTGCGAGGCCGATGAGCCTCCACCAGTGCTGCCACCTAGTAACGATCCCAATCCGCCTGCTGGGCTTGTGTTGGACCCCGTAGATACGCCTGGACTAGTTGCACCAGTGCCACCATAAGAGCCATAGCTGGGACGTTGGTAGCCAGCATACGGATTGTAACCACCATATGTGGGATAATATGGACGCGGGCGATATGCATATGGGCCATAACCGGAAAATAAACCCGGATAGCCTCCATAGAAGGGGTAGCCGCCATAACCACCATAACCGCCATAACCACCATAGCCACCACCGTAGCCGGGATAGCCACCACCGTAGATGGGATCGGACTGTAAAGCACCTCCGCCCGCGGCACCCAAACGTATTGGATCAAAGCCGATGGCGCTGGCAATTGGGCGAATGGCACCTAAACCACCAATTAATGGTCGGACTAGGCTTAAGGTTCGCCCTTGAACAACGTCACTGTTGGCCGTGTTACGATCGCGGCTTCCACTGCGTGAGCCACTCTGGCGCGTCGACTGGCACGAAGCGAATATGAAGAAACAAGCCATCAGTAGGGCTTTGCAGAAcatatgcatttttaattttttttttgtaaatattttcttgcgAATAAGTTTAATAgagtaatttaaatatatttcacttaatttttcccACCGGAAATATGTTTCAACACTACAGgtggtattttaaattaatattattgtattattaaaatttatatcgaTTTCAATTACACAATTTTCTATTTAGTTcacattttcattgaattcactTGGGGCTCACGTCGCGCAGGTTCCGGCACTACTAAGCTTCGAAACGCTATTGCActagtgttttagttaaaaaatttctgaaagacTCATAGAATGCCAAAGTATAACACAATATAAATGAAACTACAAATATTTGctgttcaaatttattttagttgGACATATGCAAAATTTCCATAATTGCAAGTTGCAGGCCTTCACACAGTCTGAACATCgtagcttttgttgttttccctTAAACTAAGAATGAAATAGTTAGAGTTGCAGaacaaacaaaaccaaagtCAGACCACAATAAACGGAGGCAACGCATAAggtaaaatatagtaaaaaaattgacAACCGAAACGACATTCAGCCACCTTTAGATGACCACGCCAAAAGCAGTTAGGCTTCGTCTACGTCATCAACTAGTTTCGGCACCGGCAAACAAGACGCTCAGTCCACTGAGCAACCACCTGCGAGATAGtgcgcaaatatttatattcatcaGAAAGTACAGTGTtggtgaaaataataatattcttcaagtttttatataagaaGTAAGAACATTAATATTATTCTTTAGACCTTAAATAACTAATTGAACTACTTAAATGTTATTTCCCTTCTTCCAATACCCAACTGTGTGTTCTACAGCGTACTCTCATATCAAAATTCAATATAGCAAGAATTAGCAGTGATAGCCTGTCATTATTTACCTCAATACTGTAGGTGGTTCATATGTAAATTCATACAGTCTCTTATGCTCGCGCAGTGTCCACAGCACGCTTGTGTGCCCACACCGCGATGACGCCTGGATGAAGCCAGCTCGCGTTCGCTGTTGCCACTGACATTGACATTgctatacaaaataaaaacggcATTTAATATACTGTTAATTGTTGGACAAAAGTTTGGCATCGTATTTCCATTTCGGATTGTCTCAGTTCTGAATTAatcaatatttgttatttttatattttgcttttgctgATGGTTGATGTTTCTCTGTTTACTTCCGCGGTTAGCAAAATCGCTTCTATGAAATCTTTCGCGTGGTCGTAGACTTATGAAACTATGATTAACTATTTtttgcaacaataataaatttttaaaacaacagaTTCACATTTTGTAGTCACAGTCAATTTCCACTTCGTCGCTGCACGTTAATTAACGATGCTTTAGTTGTTTTTCTATGCTCTTGAGAAGGTGAGGTTGTTAACCCCACCTAAGGCTATCAAAAATGGTTGCGGCTCAGCTGAAATGCTTGAACtaacattttttcattcacaaacgttctaaaatttatgatttatttcATTGGTTTAAGTATATGTGACTAAAGAACATGGCAAATATTAGACAAGTTTGGAATAGGCCTTGCTTAGTTTTGTCTCACACTCTCGCTTCAAACGCAGTATATTTGGAAATTCCCCTTTGCCATAAGATTACTCATCTCATTATGAGAATATTGAAGTAGaaacacctacatacatacatacattattgaaaaattagcaAGTCGCAAAACTGTGATAACCTTCATGAGAagtatacatattattatcaaGTCGATTCTATGTTCGTTAAGGTGAtccaaaaatacattaatgttataaaaattgtcgCAGAGGCTATTTCATGTCACTTATTAGTGTATTCACAGTACATCGATTCTCTGTTTcacaacttaacttaacttaacttaacccaACTTAActtattaattaacttaacttaacctaacttaacctaacttaacctaacttgacttaacttaacttaacttaacttgacttaacttaacttaacttgacttaa
It includes:
- the LOC126754927 gene encoding shematrin-like protein 2, coding for MHMFCKALLMACFFIFASCQSTRQSGSRSGSRDRNTANSDVVQGRTLSLVRPLIGGLGAIRPIASAIGFDPIRLGAAGGGALQSDPIYGGGYPGYGGGYGGYGGYGGYGGYPFYGGYPGLFSGYGPYAYRPRPYYPTYGGYNPYAGYQRPSYGSYGGTGATSPGVSTGSNTSPAGGLGSLLGGSTGGGSSASQAQLANQLGQALGASLRPLLSGGGAGGAGGAGGAGGLASLLGLLG